One genomic segment of Hippoglossus hippoglossus isolate fHipHip1 chromosome 22, fHipHip1.pri, whole genome shotgun sequence includes these proteins:
- the grhl3 gene encoding grainyhead-like protein 3 homolog, producing the protein MTKETETLGLVFQSENFNYNQYTNCNMDSWSYPDTLEQNHSKPRLHPGDDLAALTMLYEQCKSQKDQKIVPCHRGNNINKMTERSPANANELVSLDVSANVMKLLSENIPISHPQEILGSKLHTSLPISVPTTSDTYTTLTSVVADTYDKQELNIIFDSLLQKWPETGAFPDHSSEALPYSDPFPEDTSSPVYSGSYTSSPQPERFRNEFQFSLGAPSASGYKSNELPMVYLNKGQFYPITLQGVDSSACLTSTKVKTVVMAVFENDKSPEMQLRFWNHWHARQPTVKQRVIDIADYKEVFSGISNIEEVAFNALSFVWNPSEEAKVYIGINSLSTDFSSQKGVKGLPLNLQIDTYDFSSGTNQLLHRAACQVKIFCDKGAERKMRDEDRKRSKRRVKGDGNAKSQVSSSMGSECTFFRMLDDHVTQPVLFIPEAHLSSLQRMAVPMDESDRSSMKRLYPDREQSSPPPSKQARKEDPQRVLLYVRAGVEEVFDALMLSSPTLSGLQEAISEKYGVQKDTIGKIYKKCKRGIFVNMDDNIIEHYTNQSAFLIEMSEVVSGQFQVTLVEV; encoded by the exons ATGACCAAAGAGACTGA GACTCTGGGACTAGTTTTTCAGAGCGAGAACTTCAACTACAACCAATACACAAACTGCAACATGGACTCCTGGTCCTACCCGGACACCCTCGAGCAGAACCACTCCAAACCCAGACTCCACCCTGGGGACGACCTGGCCGCCTTAACCATGCTGTATGAGCAGTGCAAG agCCAGAAAGATCAGAAGATTGTCCCCTGCCACCGCGGCAATAACATCAACAAAATGACCGAGAG GTCCCCAGCGAACGCCAATGAGCTTGTGTCGCTGGATGTGTCCGCTAACGTCATGAAGCTCCTGTCTGAGaacattcccatcagccaccCTCAGGAGATTCTGGGATCCAAGCTCCACACCTCCCTGCCCATCTCCGTGCCCACCACCTCGGACACCTACACCACTTTGACCAGCGTGGTGGCCGATACCTACGACAAACAGGAGCTCAACATCATCTTCGACTCCCTGCTGCAGAAGTGGCCCGAGACCGGTGCTTTTCCCGACCACAGCAGCGAG GCTCTTCCCTACAGCGACCCCTTCCCCGAGGACACCTCCAGCCCTGTCTACTCCGGCTCCTACACCAGCTCCCCACAGCCTGAGAGATTCAGGAACGAGTTCCAGTTTTCCCTGGGAGCTCCCTCGGCTTCTGGTTACAAATCCAACGAGTTGCCCATGGTCTACCTGAACAAGGGACAGTTCTACCCCATCACCCTGCAGGGAGTGGACAGCAGTGCTTGCCTCACATCCACCAAAGTCAAA ACGGTCGTGATGGCTGTGTTTGAGAACGACAAGAGCCCAGAAATGCAGCTCCGCTTCTGGAATCACTGGCATGCCCGGCAGCCGACCGTCAAGCAGAGGGTCATTGACATTG cGGACTACAAAGAAGTGTTCAGCGGCATCAGCAACATAGAGGAGGTGGCTTTCAACGCGCTCTCCTTTGTGTGGAACCCCAGTGAAGAAGCCAAG GTTTACATCGGCATCAACTCCCTGAGCACGGACTTCTCCTCTCAGAAGGGAGTGAAAGGCCTCCCCCTCAACCTGCAGATCGACACCTATGACTTCAGCTCGGGAACCAACCAGCTCCTACACAGAGCCGCCTGCCAGGTCAAGATCTTCTGTGATAAG GGTGCAGAGAGGAAGATGCGCGAtgaggacaggaagaggagcaagaggagagTAAAGGGCGACGGCAACG CCAAATCTCAAGTGAGCAGCTCCATGGGCAGTGAGTGTACCTTCTTCCGGATGCTGGACGACCACGTCACCCAGCCGGTTCTGTTCATCCCAGAAGCACACCTCTCCAGTTTACAGCGCATG gCCGTTCCCATGGACGAGAGTGATAG gaGTTCTATGAAGAGGCTGTACCCcgacagagagcagagcagcccTCCACCCAGCAAGCAGGCCCGCAAAGAGGACCCTCAGAGAG TTCTGTTGTACGTGAGGGCAGGAGTGGAGGAGGTGTTTGATGCCCTCATGCTCAGCTCGCCCACACTGTCGGGCCTACAAGAAGCT aTCTCAGAAAAGTATGGCGTGCAAAAAGACACCATTGGCAAAATCTACAAAAAATGCAAGAGAGG GATTTTCGTCAACATGGACGACAACATCATCGAACACTACACCAACCAGTCGGCCTTTCTCATCGAGATGTCGGAGGTGGTGTCCGGTCAGTTCCAGGTCACCCTCGTCGAAGTATGA